A single Sphingopyxis chilensis DNA region contains:
- a CDS encoding fimbrial biogenesis chaperone, with protein MLRFSKPFRLLAVAALAALSAPAHAAGDLLVAPTRVILDGSRGTEVVLNNIGSEPATYRISLEIKRMTVDGGLDEIAEDNVTPAERAALDMIVFSPRRVILPPNQPQVVRVGVRVPEGLPPGEYRAHMLFRSVPDAAPAGAAGTKPASTGVSIALTPIYGITIPVIVRVGDLGADASIGAAWVSEGADGPAFNFGLSRTGNRSVYGDIEVTRPGVAEPLLVARGIAVYSEVSKRNVSLRVPGEVAAKLKGPVRIRYSEDREIGGGTIDEAERMVK; from the coding sequence ATGCTGCGCTTTTCAAAGCCTTTCCGCCTGCTCGCCGTGGCGGCGCTCGCCGCGCTGTCCGCTCCCGCCCATGCCGCGGGCGACCTGCTCGTCGCGCCGACGCGCGTCATCCTCGACGGCTCACGCGGCACCGAAGTGGTGCTCAACAATATCGGCAGCGAGCCCGCGACCTATCGCATCAGCCTCGAGATCAAGCGAATGACCGTCGATGGCGGGCTCGACGAGATCGCCGAGGACAATGTCACGCCGGCGGAACGCGCGGCGCTCGACATGATCGTCTTCAGCCCTCGGCGTGTGATCTTGCCGCCCAACCAGCCGCAGGTCGTGCGCGTCGGCGTGCGCGTGCCCGAGGGGTTGCCGCCGGGCGAATATCGCGCGCACATGCTGTTCCGCTCGGTTCCCGATGCGGCGCCGGCGGGCGCGGCCGGGACGAAGCCCGCGAGCACGGGCGTGTCGATCGCGCTGACGCCGATCTATGGCATCACCATCCCGGTTATCGTGCGCGTCGGCGACCTGGGCGCCGACGCGTCGATCGGCGCGGCGTGGGTGAGCGAGGGGGCCGACGGGCCTGCGTTCAATTTCGGCCTTTCGCGCACGGGAAACCGCTCGGTCTATGGCGATATCGAAGTGACGCGGCCCGGCGTCGCCGAGCCGCTGCTCGTCGCGCGCGGAATCGCGGTCTATTCCGAGGTGAGCAAGCGTAACGTTTCGCTGCGCGTGCCCGGCGAGGTTGCGGCGAAGCTCAAGGGCCCGGTGCGTATACGGTATAGCGAGGACCGCGAAATCGGCGGCGGGACGATCGACGAGGCCGAGCGGATGGTGAAATGA
- a CDS encoding DUF4402 domain-containing protein, translating to MRNYGMKRAFLGAAIAALAMNASATQAATATGTATAKILRQITLTKTSDLQYATIISGATASTVAVSTAGGVTCGAGLTCTGTTTSGSYDVQGTSGAVVLVGGDSSVTLNGSLGGTMTSTLTYSAPSITLGATGGSFQVGGTLSVGANQASGDYSGTFNVTANYQ from the coding sequence ATGCGCAACTATGGAATGAAGCGCGCCTTTCTGGGCGCCGCGATTGCTGCCCTCGCCATGAACGCTTCGGCGACGCAGGCGGCGACGGCCACGGGAACGGCGACGGCCAAGATCCTGCGCCAGATCACGCTCACCAAGACCAGCGACCTGCAATATGCGACGATCATCAGCGGCGCGACCGCATCGACCGTCGCCGTGTCGACCGCGGGCGGCGTGACCTGCGGCGCGGGGCTGACCTGCACGGGCACGACGACCTCGGGCAGCTATGACGTCCAGGGAACGAGCGGCGCGGTGGTACTCGTCGGCGGCGATTCGAGCGTCACGCTCAACGGTTCGCTCGGCGGCACGATGACGTCGACGCTGACCTATTCGGCGCCGAGCATCACGCTGGGCGCCACCGGCGGCAGCTTCCAGGTCGGCGGCACGCTGAGCGTCGGCGCCAACCAGGCGTCGGGCGACTATTCGGGGACGTTCAACGTCACCGCCAATTACCAGTAA
- a CDS encoding carboxypeptidase-like regulatory domain-containing protein, which translates to MIRAALFRWGAAILAGLALAGMLPAGAEAVEKKPVAVADNWAPNEDDSWLFDVRSGQYRLGDGVRGYQTPQGICVDLGDVVLALDLAVRVDRKLRRATGWVFDERRSLTIDRDAGEVRAGSQAFRLGATTIRDTAAGWCVDLDSLNAWLGVPLAADLSNAVLRVDAKEKLPFQLAAERRARGASIRPQGQFDLATLPQAVRPYQAWATPSVDVVASAGVVSDRRGGSYVQGRYEIFAAGEALAQSFDARLSSDNEGVPDSLRMRLYRTDPEGRLLGPLKATHYGAGDVSLLSTGIVAASAPGRGAVLTNRPVERPDAFDKTTFRGDLPAGWDAELYRNGQLLAFTSPNGDGRYEFIDVPLQYGANRFEIVLYGPQGQIRREIRQVQVGMDSIPPQQTWYWAGFAQENADLIEFGGRRGGAFRRGWRGTAGIERGLDTRTSAAAYLHSLLIENVRYNYGEVALRRSIGPTLLEVGGSYADASRGGGGGVAARASWLAAFGETYVRADAMRGWGGFVSDRLIGNINGITSVSVDQSVKLGQTILPLHFDVRHVERWSGVDSLEASARASASFRALTFTGQLDWSRTKVPAGPDPPDNFSAALLANARIGRVRVRGEARFALSGDNSDTRMTLIGEWAGKGNAEWRSELGYDRGLDRARAGLGYTRRFNRLQLTGFGEVASDGSLAASLALAFSFGPKAGGGWRVSSEKLASRGQVIADVWMDENGDGVRQPDEAALPDVPLTAGNAFVDAATDVDGRGTIDGLEPFRPVMIGIDAGSLPDPYVQPALPGVVVAPRPGVATRIALPMVAAGEIEGIVRRDGGNPVEGLRVELVDAEGRVRATTQTEFDGYFLFEGVAYARYTVRLDKASAAALRLDGDFAVNAAPGRATPRVRLGTLVPKPLRRDVVAQGGPSPHGNSPRGPPGEGEAATDSRARSLRIESSSPPSPG; encoded by the coding sequence ATGATCCGCGCGGCGCTTTTTCGATGGGGGGCGGCGATCCTCGCGGGGCTGGCGCTGGCGGGGATGCTTCCCGCCGGCGCCGAAGCCGTCGAGAAAAAGCCGGTCGCGGTCGCCGACAATTGGGCGCCGAATGAGGACGATAGCTGGCTGTTCGACGTGCGGTCGGGGCAATATAGGCTCGGCGACGGGGTGCGAGGCTATCAGACGCCGCAGGGGATTTGCGTCGATCTGGGCGATGTCGTGCTCGCGCTCGATCTGGCGGTGCGCGTCGACCGGAAGTTGCGCCGCGCAACCGGCTGGGTGTTCGACGAACGGCGCAGCCTGACGATCGATCGCGACGCGGGCGAGGTGCGCGCGGGGAGCCAGGCTTTCCGCCTGGGCGCGACGACGATCCGCGACACCGCCGCGGGCTGGTGCGTTGATCTGGACAGTTTGAACGCGTGGCTGGGCGTTCCGCTGGCGGCCGATCTATCGAACGCCGTGCTGCGCGTCGATGCGAAAGAGAAGCTGCCGTTCCAGCTCGCCGCCGAACGGCGCGCGCGCGGGGCGTCGATCCGCCCGCAAGGCCAGTTCGACCTTGCGACCCTGCCGCAAGCGGTGCGGCCCTATCAGGCGTGGGCGACGCCGTCGGTCGATGTCGTCGCCTCGGCCGGGGTCGTGTCGGACAGGCGCGGCGGCTCCTATGTCCAGGGGCGTTACGAGATTTTCGCCGCGGGCGAGGCGCTGGCGCAGAGTTTCGACGCGCGGCTGTCGTCGGACAATGAAGGGGTGCCCGACAGCTTGCGGATGCGGCTCTATCGAACCGACCCTGAGGGGCGGCTGCTCGGGCCGCTGAAAGCGACGCATTATGGCGCCGGGGACGTCAGCCTGCTGTCGACGGGCATCGTCGCGGCGTCGGCGCCGGGGCGCGGGGCGGTGCTGACCAATCGCCCGGTCGAGCGGCCCGACGCCTTCGACAAAACGACCTTTCGCGGCGATTTGCCCGCGGGCTGGGACGCCGAGCTCTATCGCAACGGGCAGCTGCTCGCCTTCACGAGCCCCAATGGCGACGGGCGCTATGAATTCATCGATGTGCCGCTGCAATATGGCGCGAACCGCTTCGAGATCGTGCTGTACGGGCCGCAGGGGCAGATCAGGCGCGAAATCCGGCAGGTGCAGGTGGGGATGGATTCGATCCCGCCGCAGCAGACCTGGTATTGGGCGGGGTTCGCGCAGGAAAATGCCGACCTGATCGAATTCGGGGGGCGGCGCGGCGGCGCGTTCCGGCGCGGTTGGCGCGGCACCGCGGGAATCGAGCGCGGGCTCGACACGCGCACGTCGGCGGCCGCTTATCTGCACAGCCTGCTGATCGAGAATGTCCGATATAATTATGGCGAAGTCGCGCTGCGGCGATCGATCGGGCCGACCCTGCTGGAGGTGGGAGGCTCCTACGCGGACGCTTCAAGAGGTGGCGGGGGCGGTGTCGCGGCGCGCGCGAGCTGGCTTGCGGCGTTCGGCGAAACCTATGTCCGTGCCGATGCGATGCGCGGCTGGGGCGGGTTCGTTTCCGACCGCCTGATCGGCAATATCAACGGCATCACGTCGGTCTCGGTCGACCAGTCGGTGAAGCTGGGGCAGACGATCCTGCCGCTCCATTTCGATGTGCGCCACGTTGAGCGCTGGTCGGGCGTCGACAGTCTGGAAGCCAGCGCACGCGCATCGGCAAGTTTCCGCGCGCTGACCTTCACCGGCCAGCTCGACTGGAGCCGGACCAAGGTCCCCGCCGGCCCCGACCCGCCCGACAATTTCTCCGCGGCCCTGCTTGCCAACGCGCGCATCGGTCGCGTCCGCGTCCGCGGCGAGGCGCGCTTCGCGCTGTCGGGCGATAATAGCGACACGCGCATGACGCTGATCGGCGAATGGGCGGGGAAGGGCAATGCGGAATGGCGAAGCGAGCTCGGCTATGATCGCGGGCTCGATCGCGCGCGCGCGGGCCTCGGATATACGCGCCGTTTCAACAGGCTACAGTTGACGGGATTCGGCGAGGTCGCGAGCGACGGGTCGCTCGCGGCGTCGCTCGCGCTCGCCTTCAGCTTCGGGCCCAAGGCGGGCGGCGGCTGGCGGGTGTCGAGCGAAAAGCTCGCGAGCCGCGGCCAGGTGATCGCCGATGTCTGGATGGACGAGAATGGCGACGGGGTGCGCCAGCCGGACGAGGCCGCGCTGCCCGATGTGCCGCTGACCGCAGGCAACGCCTTTGTCGATGCGGCGACCGACGTGGACGGGCGCGGAACGATCGATGGATTGGAACCCTTCCGGCCGGTGATGATCGGGATCGACGCGGGCAGCCTGCCCGATCCCTATGTCCAACCCGCACTGCCGGGAGTTGTGGTCGCGCCGCGGCCCGGGGTAGCGACGCGCATTGCACTACCGATGGTCGCGGCGGGCGAGATCGAGGGAATAGTGCGACGCGACGGCGGCAATCCGGTTGAGGGGCTGCGCGTCGAGCTGGTCGACGCCGAAGGCCGCGTGCGTGCGACGACGCAGACCGAATTCGACGGCTATTTCCTGTTCGAAGGCGTGGCGTACGCGCGCTACACGGTGCGGCTGGACAAGGCGTCGGCGGCGGCGCTGCGGCTCGACGGCGATTTTGCGGTGAACGCGGCGCCCGGCAGGGCGACGCCGCGCGTGCGGCTGGGGACGCTGGTGCCGAAGCCGCTGCGGCGCGATGTGGTCGCGCAAGGCGGACCGTCGCCGCATGGCAACAGTCCGCGTGGGCCTCCGGGCGAAGGAGAAGCAGCGACGGACTCAAGGGCGCGATCATTGCGGATTGAATCGTCGTCTCCGCCTTCGCCGGGATGA